The nucleotide window GCTGGTTTAGGAAAAAAGCTTCAAATTTGGTACAACTGTATTTCACATAACATTACTGAGAAGAGTTATAAAGAAGCCCTGTCAATTTATAGTGATTCCATTAGCAAAAGTTTCAGGAATCGTAGAGTGGTCCCACACTGCTGTTTAAAGAAACTCTTACAGCcatttctgcttatttttttttgttcataccAACTTCTAGATATAGACTAGGAGCTAACAGTAAGCATGAACACTGAAAAAAAGAGCCAGAAATATTTGATACATACATTGAATAAAATATCACCCTTGTTTAAGGCAGATACTGTTTCTTACCAGAACCATTCAGACGGTTGAGCAGAGTAACATTCACCTCCCTCAGATAAAATTTTTGTACACTTGCActtgtatttttctgttcaaGAAGAAAGAACCAAGTGTCAGTTTGCAATTCTGCATTTGTAGCTTTGAGAACACGTGCTTTACAAAAGCCAACACATTTACCGGCCTTACATTTTCTACAACTTTAACCCAATTCTCCATTTGTCTTGGGGCACTCAACTGGTCAGTTCCACTTCCCATATGGGAGCAGCCCACCACCAGCAAGCAACAGGAGGATTTTACTATAAGTGATCACCATGCATGCTGTTAAATGataaattagtttaaaataaaagaagttaCTTACAACAGCAAATGTAAAACCAATCAGTGTGCTATTTCCATCATTCAGTTTCAGAGTGGCTGTTGTGTTACCACAGGCACCATCTGCAACAGTTGTCTTTGGATTGATGTTGATCAGAAGAGGCTGAAATACAAAGAACATCAAAGACATTCAGCTGCCTTTGGAATACATTGTCCCAGTCAGGAACAGTCTTGGGTTAGAAGAGCTTGTCATAAATATGACAGCAGGAAGAGCTGAGCTTGGCTGCTATGGAACCAAGGCTGTTCGAGTTAAATTTACACGCTGGCAGCACTGAAACAAAAAATTTGCTAGAGAAGTGTTACTTTGTTCACTAACACAACAGGCTACCCTCCGAGGGGAAAGACAGTATCTGCAGGGAACAACAGCTGTAACAGCTAAGAAAGTTCCAGACTTGTAATCACTCCCAATAACAAATGTAAGATTTTTGAAGACACGTATTATGCGACAAAACAATTCTGATGTCAGAGGTACTATGTACAATACTTAGAAGCAGTTCTGGACAGCCAGCAGTGTACAAAGCAATACTCTGCATTCAGATGTCACACCAAATAACTACAGCAACTTTTACTCTTCAAAAGATAAAAGAAGCACCTTTTCTTGAGAAACATTCAGTTGCAGCCCCACAGTTGCCAGGAAACAAGTTTTATTTCCACTTTTAAGAGAATAATTTCCTGTGTCTGGATTCTCCACAGGTTTGGGAGCAGTTGTTGGAGCAGGAGACAAAGTAGTGGCAGATGCAGTAGTTACATTGGCAATAGTAGGTGGAACAGTAGGTGCAGAAGTAGGTGTATCAGCAGGACATCTAGACTctgaaaagacattttaatcACCATTTAACTACTGAAATTTTATTGAAGTCTTATTACTCAGACAAAGTACTGCTGCCACTTATACTCAGAAATCCCTTAACACTCAGTTTTAAATCCACACTCAGTACCACTTGCCTCTGACACATGGAAGCAAAACACACAAAGACAGTTAAACTGTTTTAAAAGTGTGACATGTATTTGCTGTAGACCAAGTAAGTGACCCTATTAGGCTACATGCAGCAGGATGCTGTGCTCATCTTTTTCCTGAGCTAGGAGATGAGACAACAGGCTCTGGACTACTCAAATTCCAACAGCAGAGGCCACCACtggatggggaaggcagtcaGCTAAAACCCCTCAACTCAAATGATTtactcagcagcagcagttctgaAGTGCTTATTCTTAATAACCCAATTACTGGAATACACACTTGAGAAGAATCCCACCTTGGCACACAAACAATCGACAGTACAGCACACTACTAAATCCACTCTCCTAAGCTATTTTTCCAGTAACAAGGAAAGAAATACTAGAGGATATTTACATGGATATTATTAAACACAACACATCTTAGAActggtggatttttttattatgggACTTTGCTCCCTGCACTAAGGTGGAATACAAAAAAGCTCTTTCACAAACTGAAATGCTCACCTTTTTTACTGACTGTGCCATTCTGAACAAAAGCCTGCATAGTAACATTCCAGAAAATCTGTGTTGTATTTTCTGCTTCAATAACAAAGGAATTATGACACACGAAGACAGTATTCAGTTGAATTGGACGCGAAGGATCCCTCACAAGAACAGTAATTGGTCCTACAAATaagcataaatattttaatgcctTATGAACTACAGGAACTTAAAGGCAgtcttatattttatataattttgtaAGACAAAGACTAAGCGATAATTAAGTTTAACAATTTTAAACTGTCTTGAATGTTCCCCCTGTATGTGCTGACCTGAAGTGCTAGGTAATGTACGAGTAACTAAGCCTACAGAGCTAGACAAGCTATTAGAAAGGTGAACTCTTTTACTTAAGTTTGTaaggagaaaataattctaTTATTAGTAGGCATTAGTCAGCCTAACACTGACAGAGACAGCCTAACACTGTATTGCTTGGCATGGTAGAAGGTCAAGCAGTGCCCACTAAAATTAATCTTCTATGTGCCTGCTGTCTAGCTCACTGATCAAAGCTGTTTATCCTTCCCCTCTCTTCCACTTAGAGGAATTACATATTCAGTGAGCCATTTGGCCTGCATTGTTACCCAGCAGGCAGGTACAAGGAACAGCAGTTGGCAGCACGTGGTACAGAACTCATTACATTCACTACTAACCCCTGTATTCCTCCTTACTTCGAAGAAGCCAAGCCAGGTCAGGTACACAAGGTCTGACACTGCTGGCTGAGATTGCTTTGCAAGTCAGATCCTGCACTGAATGTTACCTTTTCTTTTAGCATCAGGAAATACAGCTGTGTCATTGGTGTTGTAGGTCAGTGTGATGAAGTCTCCCTGGTAAGTTTCATTGTTTTTTGTGATGTTAATGCTCCAAGAATGACCTTCTCCAAACTGCACTGCCACAAGGGCAGCTTGTGTGTCATTGCCACAGACGCTTCCATTGTGTGTCACACTCGATGACAAATTCAGGGTTGTGGTTTTCTAGAAGAAAAGGTGAATATAAAATACACTCACATGCAGCTCTTCCCCATGACAACATTACAAACTTGCTGGAGTTAGCTGAAACCTTGCACAAGATAAGTGAGATTATTTTAGGTTATTGTGGAAAATTATGATAAAGGCTCCTTAACACCTGCCTGAGAAAGGAGCTGTGTCAGATTCAAGCACAAAGGTACAACTCTAACCTGGCTGTAAACCTTGATCATGTTGAGCTGCAATTACATCTACTACTTGGGCTAAGAACATAACTACACTGATACTGGTTAGACTCTGAGTTTTGTGCACATCATTTAAGTAAGAGCAACAGAGTACTTTCAGTCACTTGTATGTCTGAGAacttattctttattttataaGGACAATATAGGAATACTCTTCTCAACTGACTTtgtaaaaaaaagtaagaaatcAAAT belongs to Lonchura striata isolate bLonStr1 chromosome 14, bLonStr1.mat, whole genome shotgun sequence and includes:
- the LAMP2 gene encoding lysosome-associated membrane glycoprotein 2 isoform X2, with translation MGPRRSAASSCGRLLLPLLLLLGASGFFQSYAVEVDIKDASNATCLYADWMMRFLIKYESNNGDYKTTTLNLSSSVTHNGSVCGNDTQAALVAVQFGEGHSWSINITKNNETYQGDFITLTYNTNDTAVFPDAKRKGPITVLVRDPSRPIQLNTVFVCHNSFVIEAENTTQIFWNVTMQAFVQNGTVSKKESRCPADTPTSAPTVPPTIANVTTASATTLSPAPTTAPKPVENPDTGNYSLKSGNKTCFLATVGLQLNVSQEKPLLININPKTTVADGACGNTTATLKLNDGNSTLIGFTFAVKNTSASVQKFYLREVNVTLLNRLNGSVISSADNSNLSKWDAFLGSSYMCRKEQTLQINENVQVHTFNLWIQPFLVEANKFATAQECSLDDDSILIPIVVGAALAVLIAIIVVAYIIGRRKSYAGYQTL
- the LAMP2 gene encoding lysosome-associated membrane glycoprotein 2 isoform X1, whose product is MTASERFVAPARSGRSPCPGVPAGSSGTATAAMGPRRSAASSCGRLLLPLLLLLGASGFFQSYAVEVDIKDASNATCLYADWMMRFLIKYESNNGDYKTTTLNLSSSVTHNGSVCGNDTQAALVAVQFGEGHSWSINITKNNETYQGDFITLTYNTNDTAVFPDAKRKGPITVLVRDPSRPIQLNTVFVCHNSFVIEAENTTQIFWNVTMQAFVQNGTVSKKESRCPADTPTSAPTVPPTIANVTTASATTLSPAPTTAPKPVENPDTGNYSLKSGNKTCFLATVGLQLNVSQEKPLLININPKTTVADGACGNTTATLKLNDGNSTLIGFTFAVKNTSASVQKFYLREVNVTLLNRLNGSVISSADNSNLSKWDAFLGSSYMCRKEQTLQINENVQVHTFNLWIQPFLVEANKFATAEECIADSDLNFLIPIAVGVALGFLIILVFISYIIGRRKSRTGYQSV